A region of the Pricia mediterranea genome:
GTTGGAACGTATCTGGAAGGAGGTGCTTCAGCTTCAGAAAGTGGGTATTTACGATGATTTCATTGCATTGGGCGGGCATTCTTTGGCCGCTATACGGGTCACGGCACGGATCAACGAGGAAGTCGAAACGGAATTTCCGTTGAACAAAATTTTTGAGCATCCGACCATTGCCGAATATGCGAACTATATCGAGGAGACCTTGACCGCATTGTTGGAAAATAGCTAAGCACCGCATGCCCGGGCCAGGCGCTTTTTTTGTGATGTGCACGGGGCAAAGCGGTTGGTAAACGGCGCGAAGTGATTGGTGCACCAAGCCCGACCCAAAGCTTTAAAGGGCAACGACATAAATGAAAAAGGAAACGAAAAAAGGCTCAAAGCCGTTCCTGTTAAAATACATGGCCCTGCTCATCGGCATCTGCTATTTGGCGAACCCGATGCACCGACAGATCAGCAGCGTATTCCATGAAATTTCGCATGTGCTGGAATCGCCCGAAACCTTCCTTTCCCATCCGCATGCGGCAGACCATGACCACGGAATCCACGGCGATAACGAACACCGTTCGGTTACCACCGACCACCGGCACCATCTGCTCGACCTGATAGATTCCGTTTTCAGGGCCTCCGATGAACAACATCCCGGAGATGATACGGCGCTTATCCTTATCAAATGGGACAATCATATCGGTTCACAACGGGTCATCCTACTAAAAATAGTGCCCCTAGCGACTTCCCAAAATTCCATTGTGATAGAACAAAAGGTCAAAACAGGCTATTTCACCCCTCCCGAAGAACCTCCGCAGTCAATTTCCGCATAGTAGAAAACACATCCAAAAAAATTTGTATCCACCGAAACCTTTTAGAAAGATCCATTTCTTCACGGAACATCCGGTATGGATAACAAGGAACAAAAAACTCTAAAATGAAGAAATATATACTCACTCTATTTACTATTATCGCATTCGGTGCTCTTCATGCCCACGAACTCAGCGGCACCGTAACCTCGGAAGACGCCAAGGCCCTTGAAGGGGTCGGGGTCTATAACAAGTCCACCGGCGCATACACCTATACCAACGTTTCGGGCTATTTCGAGCTTGACGATATTTCCGTCGGCGATATCGTTCGATTCTACAGCCTTGGATATCTGACCCAACAGGTGACGGTTACCGAAAATCAACTGGACGGCACCGTTAATATCACCATGATCGAATCGGCGGTATCGCTCGATCAGGTCGTTCTGGTCTCCAAAGTGAACGCGATGAGCAATTTCGTCAACGTCGATATCAAGACCAACCCCGTGAAATCATCGCAGGAAATCCTGCGTAAGGTACCGGGACTCATCATCGGCCAACATGCCGGCGGCGGAAAAGCGGAGCAGATTTTTTTGCGCGGCTTCGATATCGACCATGGCACCGATGTTGCCATCGATGTCGATGGCATGCCCGTAAACATGGTTTCGCATGCCCACGGTCAAGGGTATTCGGATATGCATTTTATCATTCCCGAGACCATCGATAATATCGACTTCGGAAAGGGACCCTATTATGCCTATAAGGGAAACTTCAATACCGCTGGCTATATCGACCTCAAACTTCGGAAACAAATCGATAAAAATACCGTCTCCTTGGAAGCGGGCCAGTTCAATACCCTTCGTACGATGGGGATGTTCAAGGTGGCGGAAAGCGATTTTAGCAATGCCTATGTGGCTTCCGAGCTCGTGCTGACCGACGGTCCCTTCGAATCTTCGCAAAATTTTAACCGCATCAATCTGATGGGACGTTATAATTATAGCAATCGCGTAGACCAGGACCTAACGCTTACCCTGTCGCACTTTCAGAGCAAATGGGATGCATCGGGACAGATTCCCCAGCGGGCCATCGACCAGGGATTGATAGGCAGGTTCGGGGCCATCGACGATACCGAGGGTGGGAAGACGAGCCGATCGAACCTTTTGATCAATCATACCAACCAGCTCGATGAGCATTCAAGCGTACGGTCAAAAGCCTACATTTCAAAATACGATTTCGAGCTATTCTCGAACTTTACCTTCTTCTTGGAAGATCCGGTAAATGGCGACCAGATACGCCAATACGAAGATCGTACGATCATCGGCGCGGAGACCGCCTATGCACATTCGATCCATGTGGGCGACCATGACTCCCAATTGAAATATGAGGCAGGCATCGGGTTTCGCTACGACGATGTCAACGACGTTCAGCTCTCCCGTACCGCCGACCGTCAGATGTTGTTGGAACGATTGGCCTACGGGAATGTCGACGAGGTAAACGGTTATGGATTTTTTGACCTCACCTATAAGAGAAACAAATGGACTATCAATCCCGGATTGCGTTTGGATTATTTCAAATTTGACTATGTCAACCTATTAACGGAGACCTATGATTCCAATAGTCAGGACAAACTGTTTTTAGGCCCTAAGCTGAACGTAATCTATGCTCCGAGTCCCTCTGTGCAGCTATTCGCCAAATCGGGCATCGGATTCCACTCCAACGACACGAGAGTCGTCATCGCAGATACCGGGGAAGATATTTTGCCGCTGGCCTTCGGCGCGGACCTGGGCACGATCCTGAAGCCCATCGACAAATTGGTCGTTAATGCCGCCTTGTGGACCCTGTTTTTGCAGCAGGAATTCGTATATGTCGGGGATGCCGGCATCGTCGAACCCAGCGGGAAAACACGTAGGTACGGGGTTGACCTTGGCTTGCGCTATCAATTGACCGATGGGCTGTACGCCAACGGCGACATCAACTATACCCATGCCCGAAGTACGGAAGAGCCCGATGGGGAAAACTATATCCCTTTAGCCCCAGAACTCACTTCTTCAGCGGGACTGTCGTTTAGGGATATTCATAAATTTTCAGGTGGTATCAGCTATCGTTATGTCAAAGATCGGCCAGCCAACGAAGATAATTCAATTGTCGCGGAAGGCTATTTCGTGACCGACCTGAACCTCAACTACTCACACAAAAACTGGACGTTGGGCATCATCATCGAGAATCTCTTCGACACCGAATGGAACGAGACCCAGTTCGCCACGGAAAGCCGACTGTTCAATGAACCACAATCTGTCGAGGAAATCCATTTTACCCCCGGTATCCCTTTTTATCTGAGGGGGAAAATTTCGGTAACATTTTGAAACTTTGAGATAGAACAATGTCAGCAGGGTACACGTATACCAAGGTATCCTGCTCTTTTTTTGTTCTTCCCCGGTCTCCAATTCCATTTCATACCTGACCTTTTGAACCCACAACGCAAAATCCAGTACACGATACCCAGTCCCTAATATCTGATATTTAATACACGATACTGAATACTGCCTGTTCAACACACCATACACAGTAGGCACACCACCCACTAATTTTCAGTCTTACCTCTTACGTCTAACAGTCTTACATCTTTTTAAACTATCTTCGCCGCTTATACCAAAATATGACATTTAAAGAACTCGGGTTGGCCGAACCCATTTTAAAAGCGGTCGAGAAAGAAGGATACACCCATCCCACCCCCATACAGGAAAAAGCGATTCCCATTCTACTTCGCGGAAAAGACCTTTTGGGCGTAGCCCAGACCGGCACCGGAAAAACTGCTGCTTTCGGTATTCCCATTCTCAATTATCTGCACAATTCCCAAAACGGCCAATCCGGTAAACGGCGAATCAAAGCCTTGGTGGTGACGCCTACCCGAGAACTGGCTATTCAAATCGGAGAAAGTTTTACGGCGTACGGCCGGTATACCAACCTTAAGACCACCGTCATCTTCGGTGGCGTAAAACAAGGTAGCCAGACCCGGGCCTTAGATCGAGGGGTAGATATTTTGGTCGCCACTCCCGGGAGGTTGTTGGACCTTATGGGCCAAGGCTATATCTCTTTCCGCGACCTGGAGTTCGCGGTGTTGGACGAGGCCGACCAGATGTTGGACATGGGCTTTATTCACGATATCAAAAAAATTATCGCCAAACTGCCCCCAAAACGCCAATCCCTTTTCTTTTCGGCTACCATGCCGAAATCCATCGTGGACCTGTCCCGAAAAATACTTGGTGATTTTGAACGGGTGACCATCAAGCCGGAGCAGCCTACCGCTGAAAAGGTCGACCAGGGGGTGTATTTTGTATCTAAAATAAACAAGGTCAAACTACTGAAGCACATCGTTACGGAACGGCCTGAGGCTTCCGTTCTCGTATTTTCCAGAACCAAGCACGGAGCCAACAAAATAGTAAAGAAACTGGCCCAGGGCGACATCCGCTCCGCAGCCATTCACGGCAACAAGTCCCAAGCCGCTCGGCAGAAGGCCTTAGGCGCGTTCAAGGAGGGAAAGCTACGGATATTGATCGCCACCGATATTGCCGCGCGCGGTATCGATGTCGAAGCCTTGGATTTGGTCATAAATTACGATTTGCCGAATGTACCCGAAACCTACGTACACCGAATTGGCCGTACGGGGCGGGCCGATGCCAGTGGAATGGCGCTATCTTTTTGCGACAAGGAAGAGAGGCCGTACTTAAAGGATATCGAAAAATTGATCAAACAAGAGGTACCCCGAATGCCGGAACATCAGTTCGTCGATGGGGATGAGGAAGATGCTACGGAGCCGGAACCCCGACGGAAGCAGAACCCCGACCGCAACCGTTCAAGAAATCGCACCCGGAGCCGTTCTAACTATCGTGGCGGTACGTCAAGGAACAGAAGCCGGAACCGTAAGGATAGCAACAAGTCGCGAGGAAGGAACTAACACGGCTTACAAGATTTCAGACCCGCCGAATACGACTTAACAAGCGTTCTCTGTACGACTTGCTGATCGGGATGACTTTTCGGCCGATTTCCAAATGGCCGTCCCCAATGACATCCAGTTTTGAAATATTTACCATATACGACCGATGAACACGCATAAAAAAGGCTGCTGGCAGCTTTTCTTCCAAAACTTTTAATGTGCTGGCCAGCAGGTACGCGGAAGAAAGGGTTTTTATGTTCGAGTAATTCCGATCCGCTTCGATATACAGTATATCTTCCAATAATAGTTTTTCCATTTTTCCGTTGTGCCTGATAAAGATACGGTCTTCCAACACCTGCAGTTCCGGCATTGGCACCTTCGGGTCAGCCATTTCCTTTCCTTGTTCCACGACCAGTGCTAGGGCCCGTTGTAGGTTTAGTCGGTTGAAGGGTTTAGTAATAAAAGCCCAAGGCCGCGTCTGTTTGGCTTTTAAAAAAGTAGTTTCATCGCTGTTCGCGGTCAAATAAATTATGGGAATCTGATTTTCGCTGTGAATGGCCGAAACGGTCTCAATACCGTTCAGCTTTCCGTTTAAGTTAATGTCCATCAAGATGATATCGGGGGGATTGGCCAGGGCATGGGACACCGCTTCCTCCCCACGCGATTCGATACCCGTAACCTCATATCCCAATTGGGTCAACTGCAACGATAGGTTGGCCGCGATGACCATATCGTCTTCAACAATCAAGATACGGGTTGCATGCTCCATGGTCATGCCGCTTTTTTGGATTGGAATCGAATGCATACCGAGGTGCCCTTATGGGTATTCAACACCATTCTGCCCTCCAGTTGTTTGGTCAATAACCGAATGAGCTGGGTGCCAAATCCCGTCCCCGGTATATTGTTGTGGGCCTGCATCCCCAC
Encoded here:
- a CDS encoding TonB-dependent receptor, with the protein product MKKYILTLFTIIAFGALHAHELSGTVTSEDAKALEGVGVYNKSTGAYTYTNVSGYFELDDISVGDIVRFYSLGYLTQQVTVTENQLDGTVNITMIESAVSLDQVVLVSKVNAMSNFVNVDIKTNPVKSSQEILRKVPGLIIGQHAGGGKAEQIFLRGFDIDHGTDVAIDVDGMPVNMVSHAHGQGYSDMHFIIPETIDNIDFGKGPYYAYKGNFNTAGYIDLKLRKQIDKNTVSLEAGQFNTLRTMGMFKVAESDFSNAYVASELVLTDGPFESSQNFNRINLMGRYNYSNRVDQDLTLTLSHFQSKWDASGQIPQRAIDQGLIGRFGAIDDTEGGKTSRSNLLINHTNQLDEHSSVRSKAYISKYDFELFSNFTFFLEDPVNGDQIRQYEDRTIIGAETAYAHSIHVGDHDSQLKYEAGIGFRYDDVNDVQLSRTADRQMLLERLAYGNVDEVNGYGFFDLTYKRNKWTINPGLRLDYFKFDYVNLLTETYDSNSQDKLFLGPKLNVIYAPSPSVQLFAKSGIGFHSNDTRVVIADTGEDILPLAFGADLGTILKPIDKLVVNAALWTLFLQQEFVYVGDAGIVEPSGKTRRYGVDLGLRYQLTDGLYANGDINYTHARSTEEPDGENYIPLAPELTSSAGLSFRDIHKFSGGISYRYVKDRPANEDNSIVAEGYFVTDLNLNYSHKNWTLGIIIENLFDTEWNETQFATESRLFNEPQSVEEIHFTPGIPFYLRGKISVTF
- a CDS encoding DEAD/DEAH box helicase; translation: MTFKELGLAEPILKAVEKEGYTHPTPIQEKAIPILLRGKDLLGVAQTGTGKTAAFGIPILNYLHNSQNGQSGKRRIKALVVTPTRELAIQIGESFTAYGRYTNLKTTVIFGGVKQGSQTRALDRGVDILVATPGRLLDLMGQGYISFRDLEFAVLDEADQMLDMGFIHDIKKIIAKLPPKRQSLFFSATMPKSIVDLSRKILGDFERVTIKPEQPTAEKVDQGVYFVSKINKVKLLKHIVTERPEASVLVFSRTKHGANKIVKKLAQGDIRSAAIHGNKSQAARQKALGAFKEGKLRILIATDIAARGIDVEALDLVINYDLPNVPETYVHRIGRTGRADASGMALSFCDKEERPYLKDIEKLIKQEVPRMPEHQFVDGDEEDATEPEPRRKQNPDRNRSRNRTRSRSNYRGGTSRNRSRNRKDSNKSRGRN
- a CDS encoding LytR/AlgR family response regulator transcription factor — protein: MEHATRILIVEDDMVIAANLSLQLTQLGYEVTGIESRGEEAVSHALANPPDIILMDINLNGKLNGIETVSAIHSENQIPIIYLTANSDETTFLKAKQTRPWAFITKPFNRLNLQRALALVVEQGKEMADPKVPMPELQVLEDRIFIRHNGKMEKLLLEDILYIEADRNYSNIKTLSSAYLLASTLKVLEEKLPAAFFMRVHRSYMVNISKLDVIGDGHLEIGRKVIPISKSYRERLLSRIRRV